Genomic segment of Kibdelosporangium phytohabitans:
TCGAAGTAGACCCGGGGCGTGACACCGATGTAGGCGACACCGGTGCCGGGACCGGGCGGGTGGTAGCTGATGATGGCGATGTCGCTGTCATGGACGTCGACCATCAGCCACGGCCCGGTCGATTCGGGCCGGATGTCGGCGTCGTGCGCTGTCCACGAGTCGCCGTCGTACAGATACGTACCGAATAACCCCACCGCAGCACCCTAAGCGGCGGCCCGCCCAGTCTCAACATCCGGAAAATCACGCGCGCTGGTACTCACCGGGAGTGATGCCGTAACAGCGGCGGAACCACCTGGTCAGATGGGCCTGGTCGGCGAATCCGGCCCGGCTCGCGGCCTCGGCCGGAGAGATGCCCGCGACGATCAGGCGGCGAGCCGCGCGCAGGCGGAGTTGCCGTTGGTAGTCACTGGGAGACATGCCGTAGGCGGATTTGAACGCCCGGTACAACGCGAACCGGCTGCACCCGGCCGCGTCCGCGAGGTCGTCAGCCCCCAGCGGCTCGAGGTACGCCTCGTCGAGCAGGTCACGGGCACGCCGGACGTTCGGCAACACCGGCGCCGCCTCGGCGGACGGGTGCAGCGCGGCACGGCGAACGAGCGCGGCGACGGTGTCGGCGAGCGCCTCGTCCTTGGCCAAGGCAGTCGCAGACGGGGACAGACTGCGGTACATCCGGTCCAGCGCGTCGGCCAGGACAGGGTCGTACAGCACGGGTTCGGCGAACAGCGGCAACCCGGCCGGTCGCCCAGCCTGGTCGGACAACACGTCGGCGATCAGCGACGGGCCGATGTGGATGATGCGGTACGTGAAGCCGAGTTCGTGCCCGGCACGCCCGTCGTGCGGCTCATCCGGGTTGAACGCCATCACCATGCCCGCCGCGCTGGTCCGGCGTGACCCCCGGCAACCGAAGACCTGCGCGCCGAGTTCAGTCAGGCCGAACGAGTACGTGTCATGACTGTGCATGTGATAGCTGTGCTGGTCGAAATGGGCGTGCATCGTCTCGACCGGACGATCGGCCATGCGCTGGTAACGGACCCACTCCACGGTTCCATTGTGCCTCGCGCACGAGCGTTCAAGACCCAACCGTGAACACCGCACAGGATGGCCACTGTGCGTACGTATCTGATGCTCGTGCTGGTCATGGCGTTCTGGGGGAGTGCGTTCGCCTTGTCGAAGATCGCGGTGCACGACGTGCCGCCGCAGGTCGCGTCGTTCTTCCGGTTCGGGCTCGGCGCGGTCGTGCTGCTGGTGTTGCACAGCGTGTTGGTCCGCAAGCGGGTCGGCGGCCCGGACCTCGGCAAGCTCGCGGGCCTCGGCGTGGTCGGGATGTTCGCGTACAACTCGTGCTTCTTCCTGGCGCTGTCGCTCGCGCCCTCGGCGGACGGCAGCGTGATCATCCCGGTGTGCTCACCAGTGATCACGGTCGCGGTGACCGCGCTGATGGGAAGGCGGACGTTGACGGTTCGTTCGGTGAGCGGCCTCGCGATCGCGGTGGCCGGAGCCGCGGTGTTCTTCGTCGGCATCTCCGGAGGCGGGTCCGGCCGGATCCTCGGTGACCTGCTGTTCCTCGCGGCGGCCTGCTGCTGGGCGACGTACACGATCTGCGGAGCGCCCCTGCTCGGCCGATTGCCCGCGCTGACAGTCACGACGTTCGCGGCGGCCGCGGGCGCGTTGGGGCTGGGAGCACTCGCTGTGCCGTTCTTCGCCGACGTCTCATGGTCCACTCTGGACGCTGGCTTCTGGCTCAACCAGGCCTACTTGGCGACACTGCCGACGGCGTTGGCGTACGTCATGTACTACCAGGCAGTCGGCCGCGTCGGACCGGCGACGGCATCGTCGGCGATGTTCCTCGTGCCCGTGTTCGGCCTGCTCGGATCGTGGATCGTGCTGGGTGAGTCGATCACCCCGGTGCAGGCGGTCGGCGCAGCGGGGATGCTGGTCGGGGCGTGGTTGGCGACCATGGGCGGCGGTGCCGTGCGCAAGCACCGCCGCCCAGTCCAGGTGGCCAGCGCCTCGGCGTGACCCATCGAAAAACGCGAAGCACCTCAAACCGACGGTGCCACCGTCAAATCCACTTGTCCACAACCGACCAGTAACCCCCTTGACCAGCCGTCACCCCGTTAGACTGGAGCAGGGACGCCCCCCGGGTTGGGTGGGGGACTGTTTGTATAGGTGTAGGGGTTTCAAAGGTTTCGGTGTTCGGCTCGCGATGGTTTGCGTGTGGGGCGGACTGGCGCTGGGGTTCGCTTGTGGTGCGGACCAGCCGCCCACGGTTTGCGCGAAGGGCTGTCCGGTCGGTTGAGTGACACTGAACTCGCAGCGGTGAGTGTGCCAGCGCGGACCGGGCCGCTATGGCTTGGGCAAAGACCGCCTAGCCGGTCGAGCGGTAGCCAGCCCTGAGCGGTGAGCGCGTTAGCGCAGATGTGGGCTTCGGGGGTGCTCCTGCCCGTCGGCCTGGGCGTAGCCCAATCACACGTGTCCAGAGGTCCGCCTGCGTTTGTCGCGGGCATCAGCGCAGGCACAACGGGCCTCTTGACGCGTGTGGTTGCCTCCGGCAGGCCGTCGGGCAGGAGCGCCCACGCCTTCTCAGTACACGCATCAAGGTCTCGGCTGTGGTCTGGAAGAACACCCACCGCCGCCTCCTGCCTTGAGGTCTGCCTCCCGGCGAGGGACCCGCTTGTTCCGTGCTCACATCCCAGCTATGACCCGGTGTGTCGAACGCTGCGGTTCAGTGCACGGAACAAGATGTCCCTCGCCGGGAGCAGACCTCGGGGCAGGAGCGGGTGGCCGGTGTCCTTCGTCTCCACAGCCCCGGCCCCAGGGGTGTGTCCTTCGATGCGCGGGCGCTCCTGCCCGACGACCTGCCCGGAGGAAACCACGGACTGTCAAGAGGCCCGTAGGGCCTGCACTGATGCCCGCGAGAAACGTAGGCGGACCTCCTGACAGACCGTGGTTGGCGTAGCCCAGGCCGACGGGCAGGAGCACCCCCGAACCACCCCTCCGCGCTGGCGCGCACACCGCTGCGGGACGGTCTGCGCTGCTTGGGCGCGAGCCGCTCGGGGCCGGTTCTGCTCTGGCGCGCGGGCCGCTGTGGGCTGGTTCTGCGCTTGCGCATAAGTCGCCAGCGTGCAACACGAACAGGCCGTCCAACCTCTCGCCGGTACTCGCCTATGAGATCTTTGTGTAGGTATCAGTGCGTTAGAAGGGGGAGTGTCATGGCAAGGCAGAACATCTCTTCGGGTGGTCGTTTCGAGCCGGTTTTCGGTTATAGTCGGGCGGTTCGCGTTGGCAATCAAGTGTTTGTCTCGGGCACCACCGCTCGTGATCCGCACCTCGACGGAACTGACGCCTATCAGCAGGCCAAGGCTGTTCTTGACATCATCAACGCCGTGCTGGCGGAGGCTGGTTCCAGCCCGGCTGCCGTTGTGCGGACGGTTACTTACGTGACCGACATCGGTGATGCTGAGCTCGTTGCCAAGGCGCACAGCGAGGTTTTCGGTGATGTGCTGCCTGCTGCGACCATGGTTGAGGTGTCTGGTCTCATGGATCCGCGGATGAAGGTGGAGATCGAGGCGCACGCGGTCGAGGAGTGATTCACCGCGCGCCGCGGGCGTATGCGGCGTCGAAGGCTTGATCGCCGATCGCGCGCCGGGCGGTCGCGGTGATTCTGTCTACATCGGACCGCTCGGCTGCGGGTAGTGGCGCGCCGGTGCTTTCCCGCGCGGCTGCTGCTGTGCCGAGCAGTTCGGCCGCTTTGGTGGGGGCGCCGTTGAGTGCGTGTGCTCCTGCCAGGCCTTCCAGGGCGAGTGCTATCGCGCGGGGGTCGCCGGTTTTCTCTGCCCCCGCCAGTGATTTCCTGTGCAGTTCGAACGCTGCGTCGGCGTCGCCGCGCAGTTCCGCCACGAATCCGAGTTCGGCGTAGACGAGTGCGTCGCCGGGCGGGTGGTCTGATTTGAGCTGCCATTCGACCATGGCGGCCAGGTGTTTCTCGGCGAGGTCGAGTTTGCCTTCCCGGCGGGCGCCGAGCGCCAGGCCGAACTGGGCGTGCACCACGCCAGGCTCGTAGGAATGCTCGGCGGCCAGCCGCATCGCCCGCTCGTGCAGCTCCCACGCGGCGGCGTAGTCACCGGCGAGCAGGCGCAGGCGGCCGAGACCGGTGAGCCGCTCGGAAACGTCAGTCCACAGGCCGAGTTCCTCGGCGATGCGCAGGCCGTCGGTGTGCAGCTGTTCGGCGTGTTCGTAGTCGCCGGTGATTTCGGCGAGGGCGGCCAGTGGGGACACCACTTGCGACAGGCCCCAGCGGTCGCCGATCTCCTCCAGCAGCCGCACGCTCCGTTGCCCGGCCGTTTCCACAGTCGCCAGATCCCCGCGCAACAGCGCTTGGTCGGCACGAACACCGAGCGCCACCGCCTCGCACCACGGATCGTCCGACACCGCCGCGAGGGAACGGGATATCAGGTCCTCACTCGCGGTCAGCTCCCCGGCCACGTACAACGCGTAGCCGAGAAACCATTGCGATCGTGGGAACTCGACGGCGTCACCGTACGGTTCATACGTGCGCAGAGCCGCTTCGCACGCGGCCACGCGGTCAGTTCGCTGTCCTGCAAGCAGATCCAGGCCGAGCTGCCACACCTGTGCTTCGGCGCGCAACGCGGGCGAGCCGCCCAACGCCAGTGCGGCGGTCAGGGCACGGGTCGACTCGCTGCGCCTGCCGCGCAGGAACCAGTACCCGGTGAGCGCGTTGGCGAGCCGCAACGCCGGATCCGCGTCGCCGTCACGGAGCATGCCGTCCAGCGCGGCACGCAGATTGGCCGATTCACGGTCCAGCGTCGCGATCCACTGCCGCTGACCAGGACCGTAGAGCTCGTCGGACGCCTGCTCGGCCAGCCGCAAATACCAGGCCTGGTGGCGGCCACGGGTTGCCGTGTCCTCGCCTGCCTCGGCGAGGCGTTCGGCGCTGTACTGCGCGACGGACTCCAGCAGGCGGTACCGCGGCTGAGGATCGTGTGCGACGACGACAAGGCTACGCTGGGCCAAAGTTGTGAGCTGGTCGAGCACATCCAGTCCGCTCACCGCCTCGGCGGCGGCCAGTGTGCAGCCATCGACGTGCACGGAAAGCCTGCGCAGAACCGTTTGTTCCTGCTCCGACAACAGGCCCCAGCTCCAGTCGAGCACCGCGCGCAGTGTCCGCTGGCGCGGTGGAGCGTCACGGTAACCACCGGTCAGCAAACGGAACCGGTCATCGAGCCTGGCCACCAACTCGGCCACCCCGAGTACGGGTACCCGCGCGGCAGCCAGTTCCAACGCGAGCGGGATGCCGTCGAGTCGTCGGCAGAGCTCCGCCACAGCCGAGTCCGCGGAGATGCTGTGGCCCAACGCTTTCACACGGTCGGTCAGCAACCGGACGGCATCCGGTTCGTCGAGCGGGGGCACGGGATACCGCACCTCTCCTGGCAGACCGAGCGGTTCCTGGCTGGTGGCCAGCACGCGCACACCAGGAGCCGTTCGCGACAACCGTGACACCAAATCCGCGACCTGAGTGACCATGTGCTCGCAGTTGTCCAGGACAAGCAGGAGTCGCTTGTCGCGCAACGCCGTCAGCACCAAATCGGCCGGCGCGAGTTCCTTGTACTCACGGACACCCAACGCGGCGAGGACAGCTTCGGCGACCGAACCCGCCGAGGCCAGCTCGACCAGCCACACACCGTCCGGCATGTTCACGCGGCGAGCGGTTGCGAGCGCCAGGCGTGTCTTGCCGACCCCACCGGAGCCGGTCAGCGTGACGAGGCGTTCCGCGTCGAGCAGCGCGCCGACGCCGGCGAGTGCCGAGGCGCGGCCGACCAGCACCGAGACGTCGGCGGGCACGTTGGTCCGTGCCTTGGTCAGCGCGGTGTCCTGCCGGAGGATCTCCTGGTGGAGCCGCACGATCTCCGGGCCGGGATCGATCCCCAGCTCGTCGCCGAGCCGTCTGCCGAGTTCCCGGAAGCTCGCCAGCGCCTCACTCTGCCGCCCAGCCAGGTACAGGGCACGCATGTGCACCGCGCGCAGCCGCTCGCGCAGCGGGTGCTCAGCGACCAGTTCGGCGAGCTCGCCCAGGTCCCATTCGGTGAGAGCCGCCAGCCGGTCCTCGATCGCGGTGAGCCGCTGTTCGGTCAGGCGCGTGATGACGGGCTGTGCGAACGTCGAATCCGCGAAGTCCGCGTACGCCGGGCCACGCCACAAGGCGAGCGCTCGGTCCAGCAGGTCCACCTTCGCCCGCACGTCGGACGTGGACCGGGCCTGTGCGGTCAGCGTGGCGAACTCGGCCGCGTCCACGTTCCCGGCGAGCAGCCGGTAACCCGCGGGCGTGGATTCCACGAGCGTCCGGTCGCCCAACGCGCTCCGCAGCTGGGCGACGCGCACCTGCAGCGCGGCAGCCGGATCACGCGGCGGTCGCGTACCCCACAGGTCCTCGACCAGCCGGTCGGCCGAGACCGGTTGTCCCTGGTGAACGAGCAGGTCGGCGAGGAGAAGACGGACCGCGGCGCGGGTGACCGTGATCGGCTCACCGTCCGGAGCGTGCACGGTGAGCGCCCCGAGCACGCCGAATCGCACGGTTCAGAACAATAGCTTGGTAAGTCGTTGGTAGGCGGTCGAGCGCACGCTCGCGGCATGGAGACAACTGTGTCCCGGGCGGGTGCCCGGGAGTGGCTCGGTCTCGCCGTGCTGGCTTTTCCGACACTGCTGCTCGGCATGGACGCGACCGTGCTGTACCTCGCGATGCCGCGCCTCGCCGCCGATCTGCGGCCCACCGACACCGAGATGCTGTGGATCGTCGACAGCTACGGCTTCCTGATCGCCGGCTTCCTGGTCACGATGGGCACGCTGGGGGACCGGATCGGCAGGCGCAAGCTTCTGATGATCGGCGGGACCGCCTTCGCCGCGGCTTCGGTGCTCGCCGCGTTCGCCCCGGATCCGCTGTTGCTGATCCTCGCCAGGGGCCTGCTCGGTGTCGCCGGGGCCACGCTCGGTCCGTCGACGTTGGCGCTGATCAGCACGATGTTCCCGGCTGCGCAGCGCGGCACCGCGATCGCGCTGTGGGCCACGTGCTTCTCGGCCGGGATCGCCGTCGGGCCGATCGTCGGCGGGCTGCTGCTGGAGTGGTTCTGGTGGGGCGCGGTGTTCCTGCTCGCTGTGCCGTTCATGGCCGTGCTCGTGCTGTCGGCGCCTGCCCTGCTGCCGGAGTTCCGCGACACCGAAGCCGGGAAACTGGACTTGACCAGTGTTTTCCTGGCGTTGGCCGCGGTGCTCCCGGTGATCTACGGCATCAAGCAGCACGGCGGTGTGGCCGGGAGCATCGCCATCGTCGCCGGGCTCGGGTTCGGTGTGCTGTTCGTCGCACGGCAGCGCAAGCTCACGCATCCGTTGCTGGACCTGCGGATGTTCGGCAGCCACTCGTTCAGCGTCGCGTTGATGACGCAGCTGTTCACGATGACCGCGATCGGCGGCGTCTACCTGTTCGTCACGCAGTACATGCAGCTGGTGCAGGACTTCTCGCCGTTCGTGGCCGGGCTGTGGCTGATGCCGTCCGCGCTGGTCCTCGTGGTCAGTTCGATGGCCACACCGAAGCTGACGAGCAGGTTCGCGCCCGGGTACGTCGTCGGCGTCGCGTTGATGCTGGCCGCGATCGGGTTCGCCGTGCTGGCTCTCGCCGCGGGACTCGCCGCCGTGGTGGCCGGGTTCTCGTTGTTGTACCTCGGAGTGGGACCGATCATGGCGCTCGGCACGGACCTGGTGATCGGCACGGCACCGCCGGAGAAAGCCGGTTCGGCGGCTGCGATGTCGGAGACCGCGATGGAGTTCGGCATCGCGCTCGGCGTCGGTGTGCTCGGTGTCATCGGTACGGCCGTCGCCACCGACGGGCAACCGTTGCTGGAGGCCACAGCGACGCGGTTCACAGCCGGACTGAACGTGGTCGCGCTCATATGCGCGGTGGTCACGGCGTTGCTGTCCGTGCTCGTGCTCCGGCTGCTGTCCCCGCGCGCGAAGGCAATAGGATCCGATGATGCGATTAGGACAGATCACGTGTCCGTCCGGCCACCTGGTCGTCGCTGATGGGGGTTATCTGGGTGCGTGGTCCGGCGAGCGTTCGCCCGCCGAGATCGACCCGGTGCTGCTCGAGATCGACGATCCACGGCTGGCCAAGGAGATCTCCGGAGCGGTCGACTTCGCCATCACCGGACCGGACGCGGAAGCGGCGGCGGCCGCGTACGACAGGCAGGCGGGCGTGTCGCTGTACGACATCCCGATGTCCCACGTGCAGGACCTGCCCGCGCAGTTCGCGGAGTTCTGCCAGGACCAGGGATTCGACGCCCGAGCCGAGCCTCAGCCGGAGCGCGTGCCGCACCGCGAGCGTGTCCGGCGCAGCATCTCCCGAGGTGACGGCGGGTTCTTCGTCTTCGGCGTGCCTGTGGTGACGGTCGGCGGATTGCCCACCGACCGGCTGTTACCGGTCGAAGCGACCAAGCACGACTACGGCGAGCACGGCGTGCGGCTCAAGGACATCACTGTGCGGATCAGTGAGGAACCCGTGACACGCAGTGAATTCCTCGGCCGCGTCGGTGTGGACTGGGCACGGCTGTCGTTCGCCGACGCGGACGCGTTGGGTTCGTGGCGTCACCTCAGGCCGGTCGACGGCAAGGCGGACGTGGCCTTCTGGGGCCGGGACGAGCAGGAAGCCGCCGAGGGGCACGGCGCGTCCGCGTTGCCGGGAGGCGTCCACGGCTGGGAGAACCTCGGTCTGGCGGAGGCGATCGAGCGCTACGAGACCGTGGAGGCGTGGCTGGCCGCGAACGACAAGCTGGTCAAGCTCGACTTCCGGCCGCACTCGCACCACTGGCGGGTGATGCGGGACGTCCGCGCGGCCGAGACCGGCTCCGGTGAGATCGAGGTCGGCGGCGCCCGGATCGTGTTCGCGATGACCGACTGGGGTGACGGCTTCTACCCGACCTACGCCGACTACGCGGGTGACCAGCTCGTGGCTGTCCGGACAGTGCTGGGCGGCCACGTCTAGGCTCGTGGTGTGATCGACCGGATTGCGGACCTGCGGGCACGTGCCCAGCGCGCCACCAGCGTGTTGCCGTTGGTCACGACGGTCTTCGGGGCCGCGATCCTCGGCGAGGCCGCGCTTGTGCTCGGCCTGTGGTGTCTCGGCGTGGACGAACCCGCTGCCGGCCCGTACGTGCCCAGTGACTTCTACTGGCCGCTCGTCGTGCCGTTCTGCCTGGCGGTCGTGATCCACAGAGGACGACGGCAGGCCGCCGCGGTGGGTGCGACGTATCGCCATACCCGTGTGGCGCTGGTGATCGCGGCCACGGTGTGCCTGACGGCAGTCGCGCCGCTGGTTGCGCTTGTGCTCGACCAGCGTGTGTCGATCGTGCTGCCCGGCGGCGACCCAGGGGCGTTGTTGCGATGCGTGTTGGCGTTGGGGTTGCTTGTCCTCGCGTCGCTGGAGCGGCGTTGGGGGACCGCAGTGGTCGCGGTCGTGGCGTCCGGGTTGACCGCGGGGCTGTGGCTGACGACCGCGAGTCTGCATGTGACCGGTACCAAGGCCGAGTTGTTGCCGCTGTTCGCGTCGGTCGTGGCCGCGCATCTGATCGCGCCTGGCCTGATGCTGCTGTCGTCGAGCGAGCGCCGGGCGGTGCCGGCATGAACCTCACGGGCGATCTCGATGACGCTGTGCACCAACGCATCCGGCTCGGCATGCTCGCATTGTTGCGCGAGGTCGACCGCGCCGATTTCACGTTCCTGCGCGACACGCTGGAACTGACCGACGGCGTGGTGCACCGGCACCTGAAGGTGCTGGAGGACGCCGGTCTCATCGACGTCGAGAAGGGCTACGAAGGTCGTAGGCCGCGTACCCGGGTCCGGTTGTCCAGCGCGGGGAAAGCCGCGCTGGACAAGGAAATCGCCGCCCTCAAGCGGATCGTGGAACGTGTCGAGCGCGCTGCCGGGGCCGAACCGGCCTGATCACATCGCCCGCAGCGCGTTGGTCGCGCAGTGCAGGCCACCGCCGCCGGCCAGGTGATGGGTTCGCCAGTGGTCGACGAAGTCCACCGCGTACCCCGCTTTCGCGTAGGCCGCCGTGATCGCGGAGCGGAACACGGGATTGTGCGGATCCGGCGCCAGATAACGGTTTCGGTCCAGCACGATCCCGTTGACGGCGGTCGGCAGCAGCCCGCCCATGCCCGCATGGGCGATCGACTGTTCCACCTTCGGGATGTGTTCGAACAACGCCGGGACACGCACGACATCAGTGACACCGGTTTCCTTGCGCAGCACAGCGAGGTTCTCCTCGATGCGCTGTGCCACGACCTCGTTGGCTCCGGTGTGGTTGGCCAGCGTTTCGGCAACCGTCGGTGATTCGCGGACGAACCGGAGTTTCGCCCAGTCCAGCAGGATCGGTTCGCCTGGCCGGAAACCGTCGACCAGTTTGGTGTCGCCGGGCAGCGCGCGCAGCAGCTCGAGGCCCGCCAACGGATCCGCGACAGCGATTCGCCAGCCACCCGGCTTGGGCAGGAACTGCACGAACTCGTCCACGTGCGCGTTGGCCAGCCACGACGTGTCCAGCAGCAGCGGATCGCCCAGCAGGGCACGCAGTCCGGCGTTCGGCAGCTCGTCCGGCCGGTTGCCCATGACCACGCGGCCTTCCGGGCGTCCGCGGTACGGCGGGATGGTCTCGATGTTGCCGCCCGCGTCCACGCTGGAGCCTGGCCCGTGCACCTGAACCGCGCCGATGTCGGGACCACGCAGCACGATGCCCGCCGCCAGCGGTGTGTGGATCATGATTCGCATACGCCGGTCCCCGGCGACCGCGTAGGCCGGTTCCAGCACGTCCTGCGTCCAGATGTCGGCCATCTTCACGTGCCGCACCGCGACCGGGCTGGCTTCGTCGAGCCGCTGCAGGAAGGCGGGTTTCGCCGCGCGCCGCAGCTTGAGCAGTTCGCCGACGACGCCTTCGCTCTCGGTCGGCGCGGCCAGGTCGTCGGTCACCAGGACTTCCTGGGCTTTCTGCAGGTGGTGGT
This window contains:
- a CDS encoding MFS transporter, with product METTVSRAGAREWLGLAVLAFPTLLLGMDATVLYLAMPRLAADLRPTDTEMLWIVDSYGFLIAGFLVTMGTLGDRIGRRKLLMIGGTAFAAASVLAAFAPDPLLLILARGLLGVAGATLGPSTLALISTMFPAAQRGTAIALWATCFSAGIAVGPIVGGLLLEWFWWGAVFLLAVPFMAVLVLSAPALLPEFRDTEAGKLDLTSVFLALAAVLPVIYGIKQHGGVAGSIAIVAGLGFGVLFVARQRKLTHPLLDLRMFGSHSFSVALMTQLFTMTAIGGVYLFVTQYMQLVQDFSPFVAGLWLMPSALVLVVSSMATPKLTSRFAPGYVVGVALMLAAIGFAVLALAAGLAAVVAGFSLLYLGVGPIMALGTDLVIGTAPPEKAGSAAAMSETAMEFGIALGVGVLGVIGTAVATDGQPLLEATATRFTAGLNVVALICAVVTALLSVLVLRLLSPRAKAIGSDDAIRTDHVSVRPPGRR
- a CDS encoding DMT family transporter, giving the protein MRTYLMLVLVMAFWGSAFALSKIAVHDVPPQVASFFRFGLGAVVLLVLHSVLVRKRVGGPDLGKLAGLGVVGMFAYNSCFFLALSLAPSADGSVIIPVCSPVITVAVTALMGRRTLTVRSVSGLAIAVAGAAVFFVGISGGGSGRILGDLLFLAAACCWATYTICGAPLLGRLPALTVTTFAAAAGALGLGALAVPFFADVSWSTLDAGFWLNQAYLATLPTALAYVMYYQAVGRVGPATASSAMFLVPVFGLLGSWIVLGESITPVQAVGAAGMLVGAWLATMGGGAVRKHRRPVQVASASA
- a CDS encoding BTAD domain-containing putative transcriptional regulator, whose translation is MRFGVLGALTVHAPDGEPITVTRAAVRLLLADLLVHQGQPVSADRLVEDLWGTRPPRDPAAALQVRVAQLRSALGDRTLVESTPAGYRLLAGNVDAAEFATLTAQARSTSDVRAKVDLLDRALALWRGPAYADFADSTFAQPVITRLTEQRLTAIEDRLAALTEWDLGELAELVAEHPLRERLRAVHMRALYLAGRQSEALASFRELGRRLGDELGIDPGPEIVRLHQEILRQDTALTKARTNVPADVSVLVGRASALAGVGALLDAERLVTLTGSGGVGKTRLALATARRVNMPDGVWLVELASAGSVAEAVLAALGVREYKELAPADLVLTALRDKRLLLVLDNCEHMVTQVADLVSRLSRTAPGVRVLATSQEPLGLPGEVRYPVPPLDEPDAVRLLTDRVKALGHSISADSAVAELCRRLDGIPLALELAAARVPVLGVAELVARLDDRFRLLTGGYRDAPPRQRTLRAVLDWSWGLLSEQEQTVLRRLSVHVDGCTLAAAEAVSGLDVLDQLTTLAQRSLVVVAHDPQPRYRLLESVAQYSAERLAEAGEDTATRGRHQAWYLRLAEQASDELYGPGQRQWIATLDRESANLRAALDGMLRDGDADPALRLANALTGYWFLRGRRSESTRALTAALALGGSPALRAEAQVWQLGLDLLAGQRTDRVAACEAALRTYEPYGDAVEFPRSQWFLGYALYVAGELTASEDLISRSLAAVSDDPWCEAVALGVRADQALLRGDLATVETAGQRSVRLLEEIGDRWGLSQVVSPLAALAEITGDYEHAEQLHTDGLRIAEELGLWTDVSERLTGLGRLRLLAGDYAAAWELHERAMRLAAEHSYEPGVVHAQFGLALGARREGKLDLAEKHLAAMVEWQLKSDHPPGDALVYAELGFVAELRGDADAAFELHRKSLAGAEKTGDPRAIALALEGLAGAHALNGAPTKAAELLGTAAAARESTGAPLPAAERSDVDRITATARRAIGDQAFDAAYARGAR
- a CDS encoding winged helix-turn-helix domain-containing protein, with product MNLTGDLDDAVHQRIRLGMLALLREVDRADFTFLRDTLELTDGVVHRHLKVLEDAGLIDVEKGYEGRRPRTRVRLSSAGKAALDKEIAALKRIVERVERAAGAEPA
- a CDS encoding AraC family transcriptional regulator, whose product is MEWVRYQRMADRPVETMHAHFDQHSYHMHSHDTYSFGLTELGAQVFGCRGSRRTSAAGMVMAFNPDEPHDGRAGHELGFTYRIIHIGPSLIADVLSDQAGRPAGLPLFAEPVLYDPVLADALDRMYRSLSPSATALAKDEALADTVAALVRRAALHPSAEAAPVLPNVRRARDLLDEAYLEPLGADDLADAAGCSRFALYRAFKSAYGMSPSDYQRQLRLRAARRLIVAGISPAEAASRAGFADQAHLTRWFRRCYGITPGEYQRA
- a CDS encoding RidA family protein, producing MARQNISSGGRFEPVFGYSRAVRVGNQVFVSGTTARDPHLDGTDAYQQAKAVLDIINAVLAEAGSSPAAVVRTVTYVTDIGDAELVAKAHSEVFGDVLPAATMVEVSGLMDPRMKVEIEAHAVEE
- a CDS encoding protein-arginine deiminase family protein; this encodes MFWGALAVMASVVVAPHMEVQVARGGVVLPNVDDDDLRCGTTPACNDSTDEVVNGSRDADDLTTVRLPYRAAVDVRGPAHLFVKRGDGWKLVRPGEKVHGTLGVEATAVTPDRIELTIGKKVVPLRVAPLRTHHHLQKAQEVLVTDDLAAPTESEGVVGELLKLRRAAKPAFLQRLDEASPVAVRHVKMADIWTQDVLEPAYAVAGDRRMRIMIHTPLAAGIVLRGPDIGAVQVHGPGSSVDAGGNIETIPPYRGRPEGRVVMGNRPDELPNAGLRALLGDPLLLDTSWLANAHVDEFVQFLPKPGGWRIAVADPLAGLELLRALPGDTKLVDGFRPGEPILLDWAKLRFVRESPTVAETLANHTGANEVVAQRIEENLAVLRKETGVTDVVRVPALFEHIPKVEQSIAHAGMGGLLPTAVNGIVLDRNRYLAPDPHNPVFRSAITAAYAKAGYAVDFVDHWRTHHLAGGGGLHCATNALRAM